One Setaria italica strain Yugu1 chromosome II, Setaria_italica_v2.0, whole genome shotgun sequence DNA segment encodes these proteins:
- the LOC111256405 gene encoding fibrous sheath CABYR-binding protein-like, producing the protein MAKLTLISFLLAFTLVAAATPQPSAADDQPSRLPPFPCVPGVQRPPWLPPCSPPPPQPAECYTSVSGLMPCADFLTNAGVLAPAAACCDGFRNLVTGAPICICHVVNGDFGKLLPAPMLRLRMMQLPRMCRVPFPRATLVQCSREPVPPMNPPPAPTPDATPPASPSSPPAASPSDAPAASPPEEAPSDDAPAASPPEEAPPSDDAPAASPPEEAPPSDDAPAASPPEEAPPSDDAPAASPPEEAPPSDDAPVASPPEEAPPSDDAPAASPPEEAPPSDDAPAASPPEEAPASDDAPAASPPEEAPPSDDAPAASPPEEAPPSDDAPAASPPEESPSTPAPESPSTPVATPPAESPY; encoded by the exons ATGGCGAAGCTCACCTTGatctccttcctcctcgccttcaccctggtggcggcggccacccCGCAGCCGTCGGCGGCCGATGACCAACCTTCGCGGCTGCCGCCGTTCCCTTGCGTCCCGGGCGTGCAGCGGCCGCCGTGGCTGCcgccctgctcgccgccgccgccgcagccggccgAGTGCTACACCTCGGTGTCGGGGTTGATGCCCTGCGCCGACTTCCTCACCAACGCCGGCGTGctcgcgcccgcggccgcgtgCTGCGACGGCTTCAGGAACCTCGTCACCGGCGCGCCCATCTGCATCTGCCACGTCGTCAACGGCGACTTCGGCAAGCTCCTGCCGGCGCCCATGCTGCGCCTGCGCATGATGCAGCTCCCTCGCATGTGCCGCGTCCCGTTCCCGCGCGCAACGCTCGTCCAGTGCAGCA GGGAACCTGTGCCGCCGATGAACCCTCCACCGGCGCCAACGCCTGATGCAACGCCACCGGCATCACCCTCGTCTCCCCCAGCGGCATCGCCATCGGATGCACCGGCGGCCTCGCCACCAGAGGAGGCACCGTCAGATGATGCACCGGCGGCCTCGCCACCGGAGGAGGCACCACCGTCGGATGATGCACCGGCGGCCTCGCCACCGGAGGAAGCTCCACCGTCGGATGATGCACCGGCGGCCTCGCCACCGGAGGAGGCACCACCGTCCGATGATGCACCGGCGGCCTCGCCACCGGAGGAGGCACCACCGTCGGATGATGCACCGGTGGCCTCGCCACCGGAGGAGGCACCACCGTCGGATGATGCACCGGCGGCCTCACCTCCGGAGGAGGCACCACCGTCGGATGATGCACCGGCGGCCTCGCCACCGGAGGAGGCACCAGCGTCGGATGATGCACCGGCGGCCTCGCCACCGGAGGAGGCACCACCGTCGGATGATGCACCGGCGGCCTCGCCACCGGAGGAGGCACCACCGTCGGATGATGCACCGGCGGCCTCGCCACCGGAGGAGTCGCCGTCCACCCCTGCGCCGGAATCGCCGTCGACGCCAGTGGCAACGCCGCCGGCAGAATCACCTTATTAA
- the LOC105913806 gene encoding non-specific lipid-transfer protein C6: MAPSKCTIAFLLILAAVSASLHPSSAARIQAEEGASPQPPASFWRPWRPRVPLPSFPCIPGLPRPRFLPRCNDSSGGAPLTPLPSFPCIPGLPRPRFLPPCNDSSGGALPLPLPPPAPQPAECGTSLSALTACADFLTAANTTSSLVPPPAACCDGVKALVKDAPVCLCHVMNGDLGKLLPAPMLRLRAMALPRVCGAAVPLGTLRQCIRGPVPPMDAPAPPS, from the exons ATGGCGCCGTCCAAGTGCACGAtcgccttcctcctcatcctcgccgCGGTGTCCGCCAGCCTCCACCCCTCGTCGGCGGCCAGGATCCAGGCAGAGGAAGGGGCGTCTCCGCAGCCGCCCGCGTCCTTCTGGCGCCCCTGGCGCCCCAGGGTGCCGCTTCCGTCGTTCCCCTGCATCCCGGGCCTGCCGCGACCCCGGTTCCTGCCCCGCTGCAACGACTCCTCCGGTGGCGCGCCGCTCACGCCGCTCCCGTCGTTCCCCTGCATCCCGGGCCTACCGCGACCCCGGTTCCTGCCCCCCTGCAACGACTCCTCCGGAggcgcgctgccgctgccgctgccgccgccggcgccgcagccggCGGAGTGCGGCACGTCCCTGTCGGCGCTGACGGCGTGCGCGGACTTCCTCACCGCCGCCAACACCACTAGCAGcttggtgccgccgccggcagcgtgCTGCGACGGGGTGAAGGCGCTGGTGAAGGACGCGCCCGTCTGCCTCTGCCACGTGATGAACGGCGACCTCGGCAAGCTCCTGCCGGCGCCCATGCTGCGCCTGCGCGCCATGGCGCTCCCCCGCGTCTGCGGCGCCGCGGTGCCGTTGGGCACGCTTCGCCAGTGCATCA GGGGCCCTGTGCCGCCGATGGACGCCCCAGCACCACCGTCGTGA
- the LOC111256504 gene encoding uncharacterized protein LOC111256504 yields the protein MACHLVAAHGGLVLLRLDSVVLDSTEKHPTPYKAVIHDYFVYYIPAGPDPRRSPPPPERRPSLKRLPAYAEYSSIVDKPVLFPFETQSVGLCRRGEEEEFALAYLGIHRTGKSAGANPARSSTAACASPEMAIS from the coding sequence ATGGCGTGCCACCTcgtggcggcgcacggcggcctCGTCCTCCTCAGGCTGGACTCCGTCGTCCTCGACTCGACCGAGAAGCACCCCACGCCTTACAAGGCGGTGATCCACGACTACTTCGTCTACTACATACCGGCCGGTCCAGACCCCagacgctcgccgccgccgccggagcgtcGGCCCTCGCTCAAACGGCTGCCGGCTTACGCCGAGTATTCCTCCATCGTCGACAAACCCGTCCTGTTCCCGTTCGAGACCCAATCTGTTGGTTTGTGTCGCcgcggcgaagaagaagagtttGCCCTGGCGTATCTCGGCATACACAGGACCGGCAAATCGGCGGGGGCAAACCCCGCAAGGAGCTCTACCGCAGCTTGTGCGTCACCGGAGATGGCCATCAGCTGA
- the LOC101781276 gene encoding uncharacterized protein LOC101781276, whose amino-acid sequence MSSTHLAGADLASASAMGGHTDRVFRALAVASLYILIRRWRAGGVGLAERPAPAEIAAAAALCTSVAWLYVLPALGLRRSSDRRRHQD is encoded by the coding sequence ATGAGCTCGacccacctcgccggcgccgacctTGCTTCGGCCTCGGCGATGGGCGGCCACACCGACCGAGTCTTCAGGGCGCTGGCGGTCGCCTCCCTCTACATCCTCATCCGCCGCTGGCGCGCCGGTGGGGTCGGCCTCGCCgagcggccggcgccggcggagatcgccgccgcggctgcgctCTGCACCTCCGTGGCGTGGCTGTACGTGCTCCCCGCCCTGGGCCTCCGCCGGAGCTCGGACCGACGTCGGCACCAAGATTAG
- the LOC101782223 gene encoding probable plastid-lipid-associated protein 12, chloroplastic: MAASAAAAGGIVHLPPPQSAAPRFGAPRAPPLRSRWPGRYRPRRHRAGRLFARPVAVEEAAYAEPEAALLEALLGVQGRGRAVAPRQLQEVESAVQALEALGGVPDPTSSSLIEGSWQLIFTTRPGTASPIQRTFVGVDSFRIFQEVYLRTDDPRVVNVVRFSESVGDLKVEAEATIEDGKRILFRFDRAAFTFKFLPFKVPYPVPFRLLGDEAKGWLDTTYLSHAGKIRISRGNKGTTFVLQKSADARQTLLSTISAGTGVEEVIDDFISSQNRAEVDLDILVGEWQLLWRSQTEGESWSSVASAGLKDFQIIKEDGQL; encoded by the exons atggccgcctccgcagcagcagccggaggCATCGTCCACCTCCCGCCTCCGCAGTCCGCCGCACCTCGCTTCGGcgcgccccgcgcgccgccgctccgctcGCGGTGGCCGGGCCGGTACCGGCCTCGCCGCCACAGGGCCGGGCGGCTCTTTGCGCGGCCGGTCGCGGTCGAGGAGGCGGCGTACGCGGAGCCCGAGGCGGCGCTCCTCGAGGCCCTCCTCGGCGTCCAAGGCCGCGGTCGCGCCGTCGCGCCGCGCCAGCTCCAG GAAGTGGAGAGCGCCGTGCAGGCCCTCGAGGCCCTGGGAGGCGTTCCTGATCCG ACAAGTTCAAGTTTGATTGAAGGTAGCTGGCAGCTCATCTTCACTACGAGACCGGGGACAGCATCCCCTATTCAG AGGACTTTTGTTGGAGTTGACTCTTTCAGGATCTTCCAGGAAGTTTACCTCCGGACAGATGATCCAAGGGTGGTTAACGTTGTAAGGTTTTCAGAGTCAGTTGGTGATCTGAAAGTAGAG GCAGAAGCAACTATTGAGGATGGAAAGCGCATTCTTTTCCGTTTTGACCGAGCAGCATTCACCTTCAAATTTCTGCCATTCAAAGTTCCATACCCAGTGCCATTTAGGCTTCTTGGAGATGAAGCAAAGGGTTGGCTTGACACAACATACTTATCTCACGCTGGGAAAATACGTATTTCAAGGGGAAACAAG GGGACCACATTTGTCCTGCAGAAGAGTGCAGACGCAAGGCAAACTTTGCTGTCAACTATATCTGCAGGGACAGGAGTAGAAGAG GTCATTGATGATTTTATTTCAAGCCAAAATAGAGCTGAAGTTGATCTGGACATTCTGGTTGGAGAATGGCAACTGCTGTGGCGTTCACAG ACTGAAGGTGAAAGTTGGTCGTCTGTTGCATCTGCCGGTCTCAAGGACTTTCAG ATTATTAAAGAAGATGGTCAATTGTAG
- the LOC101782628 gene encoding uncharacterized protein LOC101782628: MNCIKSALLSGHRPHPLTASAVAAAAPQHQQVGGAASFHSTPVLQRKRKTQWHNRFNYYAKRRRNRENKRSMIRNMSEYAEYLFQSWRDEDEKTDASSGPSWFRGHRWVRNSNNNGFRTHDFYYGNFRSRGGFEFCTSDEDEDEPEILFRDAFRDQHTYYWSFSSDNFQWRNSRRARSEKSRKWSSETDDEDEVSTPSEVSLARQALGLSTSGPLKLEDVKSAYRACALRWHPDRHNGSSKATAEEKFKHCSAAYQTLCDSLAAA; this comes from the exons ATGAATTGCATCAAGTCGGCTCTACTCTccggccaccgcccgcacccCCTCACGGCgtctgcggtggcggcggcggccccgcagCATCAGCAGGTGGGGGGCGCCGCGTCGTTCCACTCCACCCCCGTCCTACAGCGGAAGCGCAAGACGCAGTGGCACAAC AGATTCAACTATTATGCAAAACGTAGGAGGAATAGAGAAAATAAAAGGTCGATGATACGGAATATGTCGGAGTATGCAGAGTACCTCTTCCAG AGTTGGCGTGATGAAGACGAGAAAACCGATGCATCTAGTGGACCTTCATGGTTTAGAGGACATCGTTGGGTTAGGAATTCAAACAACAATGGTTTCCGTACACATGATTTTTATTACGGGAATTTCAGAAGCAGAG GAGGATTTGAATTTTGCACGagtgatgaggatgaggatgaacCAGAGATTCTGTTTCGTGATGCTTTTCGAGACCAGCACACATATTATTGGTCTTTTTCCTCCGATAATTTTCAATGGAGGAACTCCAGACGTGCTCGCTCAGAAAAATCCAGAAAATGGAGTTCTGAAACAGACGATGAGGATGAAGTATCCACTCCATCAGAGGTATCTTTGGCACGGCAAGCTCTGGGATTGAGCACTTCTGGTCCGCTAAAACTTGAAGATGTTAAAAGCGC ATACCGAGCATGTGCACTTAGATGGCACCCAGATCGCCACAATGGCTCATCTAAG GCTACAGCGGAGGAGAAATTCAAGCATTGCAGTGCAGCATACCAGACCTTATgcgatagtttggctgctgcaTAG